CTTCGTGTGCAGCACCTTCGTGATCGCGGAGGTCAGCGTCGTCTTCCCGTGATCGATGTGCCCAATCGTCCCTATGTTCACGTGCGGCTTCGACCGATCGAATTTCGCCTTGGCCATGACTCTCTCTCCTGTGGCGGGCTAGCGGGAACCGGCCCGAGGAGCGCCC
The window above is part of the Candidatus Methylomirabilota bacterium genome. Proteins encoded here:
- a CDS encoding GTP-binding protein — protein: MAKAKFDRSKPHVNIGTIGHIDHGKTTLTSAITKVLHTK